A single window of Gossypium hirsutum isolate 1008001.06 chromosome A10, Gossypium_hirsutum_v2.1, whole genome shotgun sequence DNA harbors:
- the LOC107915403 gene encoding leucine-rich repeat receptor-like serine/threonine-protein kinase BAM1: MHSLDSSLCPMIFATLVSFFLTLSHSLTLQSDIEALQALKLSVDPNMIPPSSYFTTWDFSVDPCDNIGPKFLGILCSSPSNNSKSRITTLELDGAGYDGFLPPRIGTLTELTSLDLSRNRFRGPLPDALKNLNKLTKLSLSGNFFTGGIWTWIYRLKKVERIDLSENCLSGRIPARISKLRRLTQLILSKNEFSERIPNIYALQKLQILDLDSNMLIGSLPKLPPRLRTLRLSHNKLTGHITSLVNLDHLISVDVSDNWFTGPINRGVLALPRLSHLNVSFNQFTKMEVNNYFGSGSRLRTLDAQRNHLRGHLPVKLVNFERLEVINLAHNQFTGQIPMAYGQRLGRPWRTLFLDYNFLSGRIPPEFGPVAVRIRGSLANNCLSCPLRIPLCRGQQRHASACHGVTDG; encoded by the coding sequence ATGCATTCCTTGGACTCCTCTTTATGTCCAATGATCTTTGCCACACTTGTATCTTTTTTTCTTACACTTTCTCATTCATTAACGTTACAATCAGACATTGAAGCTCTTCAAGCCTTGAAACTTTCTGTTGATCCAAACATGATTCCACCATCATCGTACTTCACTACTTGGGATTTCTCCGTTGATCCATGCGACAATATAGGTCCCAAATTTCTAGGAATCTTATGTTCTTCCCCTTCAAACAATTCGAAAAGCCGAATAACAACACTTGAACTTGATGGCGCCGGATATGATGGCTTTTTACCACCCAGAATAGGAACCCTTACTGAACTAACCTCCCTTGATCTTAGCAGAAATAGATTCAGAGGGCCATTGCCTGATGCCTTAAAGAATCTCAACAAGCTAACTAAACTTTCTCTTTCAGGCAATTTTTTCACCGGCGGTATCTGGACATGGATATACAGATTGAAGAAGGTTGAAAGGATAGACTTGTCGGAAAACTGCCTCTCCGGCCGGATCCCTGCTCGGATTTCCAAACTACGAAGATTAACTCAGTTAATCTTGTCAAAAAATGAATTTTCAGAAAGGATTCCCAACATATATGCATTACAAAAGCTCCAGATATTGGACCTTGACTCCAATATGTTGATTGGAAGCTTGCCAAAGCTTCCACCTAGACTAAGAACTTTGAGACTGTCCCACAACAAGCTTACAGGGCATATCACATCATTAGTTAATCTTGATCATCTAATATCCGTAGATGTGAGTGATAACTGGTTTACAGGACCCATTAATAGGGGGGTTCTTGCATTACCTCGATTGAGTCACCTTAATGTGTCCTTCAACCAGTTCACAAAAATGGAGGTGAACAACTATTTCGGAAGTGGATCCCGGCTTCGAACACTAGATGCGCAAAGGAACCACTTGCGAGGTCATTTACCagttaaattagtgaattttgagAGATTAGAAGTAATTAATTTAGCCCACAATCAATTTACAGGTCAAATCCCCATGGCATATGGGCAGAGATTGGGGAGACCATGGAGAACCCTGTTTTTAGATTATAACTTCTTATCAGGTCGTATTCCACCGGAGTTTGGCCCCGTCGCCGTGAGGATCAGAGGCAGCCTTGCAAATAATTGCTTGAGCTGCCCTTTAAGGATCCCACTTTGTAGGGGACAGCAGAGGCATGCTTCGGCATGCCATGGTGTGACTGATGGATAA